The sequence CCGATAAAAATACTTATAGCATAGAAGACCTAGTTCAACACTACCTAACAGTTAATCTTCCCAGCGATGAAGATGATCCTGTGGAAAAAGTCTATTATTTATATAAACTTTACTCTCCCATGTCAGAGCAAATCGATAATACTGGGGCAAATATGCTGCTGTATAACATTGAAATGCCATTGAGTGAAGTGTTATGTGACATGGAAAGGGAAGGAGTTTCTGTGGATAAGGGATATTTAGAGGAATTAAGCTGTGATTTGCTAAAAAGGCTTGAGGAATTAGAAGTAAACATATGGGGCTATTCAAAGGACAAATTTAATATAAACTCTCCTAAACAATTAGGTGTTGTACTTTTTGAAGAACTGAACCTACCAGTTCTTAAAAAAACTAAGACTGGCTACTCTACGGATGTATCTGTACTTGAAAAGCTACAGGGAGAACACCCCATAATAGATCATTTATTGTCCTATAGAACATTGGCTAAGCTTAGATCCACATATGCCCAAGGACTAAAATCTTTAATAAAACAAGATGATAAAATACACACTACATTTAATCAGACCATAACAGCTACAGGGAGATTATCTAGTACAGAACCCAACCTACAAAATATACCAATACGACTTGAAGAAGGTAAAAAAATTCGTAAAGCTTTTATTGCTCCAGAAGGCAAAGTATTGGTCTCTTTGGACTATTCACAAATAGAACTGAGGATACTTGCTCACATGTCCCAAGACAAAAACTTAGTTGACGGATTTATAAAAGGTCAAGATATTCATCAAAGGACAGCTGCTGAGGTATTTGGAGTAGAGCTAGACTCTGTTACAGAACAACAAAGAAGACATGCTAAGGCTGTAAACTTTGGAATAGTATACGGAATGAGCGACTTTGGTCTATCACAGAGTTTAGCAATTCCTAGGAAAGAGGCAAAGGAATATATTGATAAGTACTTTGAAAAATATGAAGGTGTAAAAACATTTATTGATAAAACAATTGCCGTATGTAAGGAAAAAGGCTATGTGGAAACCATGTTTAACCGTCGCCGATTCATACCAGAGATAAATAGCTCTAACTTCAATAGGAGATCCTTTGCAGAAAGAACTGCAGTGAATACTCCAATTCAGGGAACGGCGGCAGATATTATAAAAAAAGCTATGGTAGACTTTCGCTGTGGTAGTAGTGAAGCAAAATTGTTACTTCAAGTACATGATGAACTTGTTTTTTTAATAGATGAAGATAAAGTACAAGAAAATATTTCACAGTTGATAAATATAATGGAAAATACCGTTAAGCTAGATGTGCCACTAACAGTGGATTATAAATGGGGAAATAACTGGATGGAACTAAAATAGGAGGAAGGAAAAATGCCAGAACTACCAGAAGTGGAAACCATTGTTACAGGGTTGAAGCCTAACCTTGAAGGAAAATTAATACATGATGTTCAGGTATTTAATAAAAGAACCATTACAAATCCTAAAGATATTGAAGGATTTGTTGCGACCATTAAAAAAACTACTATAAATGAGGTAACTAGAAAAGGTAAGTACATCGATATAATATTAGATAATAAAATGCATCTCATTATTCATCTAAGAATGACAGGACAATTGATTTATAGTAATAAAGAAATGGACTTTACACATCTTCGGGCGATGTTTAAGCTAGACAATGGGTTGTTATATTTTAACGATATTCGTAAATTTGGAACCATATCCTTATTACATCAAGATGAGCTACTACTTGAAAAGGGATATCATACCTTGGGTGTAGAACCTTTAAGCAATGAGTTTAGTGACTGTTATTTAAAAGAAAAGATAAAGGGAACTAGGCCAGTAAAGAACTTTATTTTAGATCAGACAGTTATAGCAGGACTGGGCAACATATATGCCGACGAGTGCCTATTCTTAGCTAATATAAATCCTAAGAGACCTGTAAATACACTAGATGATATGGAGATAACTCTATTAGTAGATGCAATAAAGGAAGTATTAAGTAAGGCAATCGAAAATAGGGGAACTACTTTTAGTGACTACAAAGATTCCTATGGTGGCAAAGGCGAAAACCAAAACTTTTTAAAGGTTTACGGAAGAGGCAAGGAAGACTGTTTTAAATGCGGTAAAAAACTGTCATCTGATAAAATTGGGGGAAGAACCACTGTTTTTTGCCTAGATTGTCAGAAATAATTATCACTAAAAATGCCCAATTCCATAATATGAATTAGACCATGTCATTTGATTCAACTAATCAAGGTGGTGATATTATGGAAATATGGGCAATAGTGTTTTTATCTATAGCAGTATCTTTGGATGGTTTTGGAGCAGGGTTCGCATATGGACTAAATGGAATACGAATTAACACTATTTCAAGAATATTGATATCCCTAGCTTCTGCTTTTGCAATTTACCTTTCCTTACTAGCAGGAGCTTTTCTAGGAACAGTGTTAAACCCAGGTTTTTCTAAAAACCTTGGGGCTCTACTTTTGTGTGTTATGGGAATATATATATTTACGCAAGAGTTGAAGTTTATACTAGATAAAGGTGAGATACCCAATGATTTTTATACTAAAAGTTTTTTTCAGAAGGTTTTTATTCTGTTAAAACAGCCTAGTATAGCTGATTTTGACAAATCAGGAAATATATCAGGTATGGAAGTTTTCTTTGTTGGCTTTGCCCTGGCCATGGATGCATTCGGTGCAGGGTTTGGAGCAGCACTATCTGGCTCTAATCCATTGATGACATCAATTTTTGTAGGCATATTTAAGTTTTTCTTGTTAAGCACTGGAATGACAATGGGTAAAAAACTTAACAAAATACCCTACCAAGGAGTTATACTTTTGATGCCGGGGTTGATATTTTTCTCCATAGGTGTATTTAACTTTATATAAAGTGAAAGCTCAGCTTTCACTTTTTTACATATCCGGACATTATAAATATTCCCTTTAGGGTGGGACCCCTTAGCTACTTACAAACAGGTTGTATTTTCGTGTTTATACCATTTAACAGAAATTACTCTTGAAGGATAAAGGTAAACAATGTAGAATAATATATATTTAAGCAAATACTATATAAAGGTGGGAGGTAGCCGTATGATAAAAATAGGTCTAACTGGAGGCATAGCCAGTGGAAAAAGCACCATTTCCAAAATACTTAAGGGACTTGGAGCCAAAATAATCGATGCAGATATAGAAGCAAAGGCCGCCTTAAAGCCTAATGCAGAGCCATGGCAGTTATTAATTAAAGAGTTCGGTAAAGAAATACTTAAAAATGATCAAAGTATCGATAGAAGAAAACTAGGTAATATGGTTTTTGGTGATAAACAAAAGTTAAATAAACTAAACAGCATAGTACACCCCTTTGTAATCGAAAGAATAAAAGGAAAAATAGCATACATGGAACAAAAAGGGGATATAAAAGCAGTTGTCCTAGATGCTCCACTATTAATTGAAACCAATTTACACAATTTAGTGGATGAGGTGTGGGTTGTGGATGTGGACACAAAAACACAAATTAGTAGGTTAATAAAAAGGGATAAATACAATGAAGAGCAAGCTAAAAATCGTTTAAAAGCTCAGCTTTCTCAAGAAGAAAGATTAAAATATGCTACAGCTGTTATAGACAACACCGGTGGTAGAAGACATACAAGAGAACAGGTTACAAAATTGTGGAACAATAGAGTAGAAGAATTAAATTGATGAGGTGTTTACCTTGAGAAAATCCTACAAGTTGGTCATTATTGTTACAATCCTAACATTATGTATTGCATATTTATTACAGAATCAACTACTATGGAATAAAGTCTACCCCATTGAATATAAAGATGTAGTATGGGAAAACAGTGATAAGTATGAAGTAGATCCCTACTTGATTTTAGCCCTTATGAAGGTTGAAAGTAGATTTGATACAGATGCTGTTTCCAAAAGGGGTGCAAAAGGTTTAATGCAACTGATGCCTGATACAGCTCTATGGATTGCTGAGCAAAATGACATAGAAATAACAGAGTTTGATCTTTATAAACCTGAAGTAAACATACCCCTTGCCATTTGGTATATGAGGCAACTAATCAACCAGTTTGACGATGAAGTGGTGGCAATAGCAGCATATAATGCAGGACGGGGTAATGTACGCAGATGGATAGATGAGGGAGTATGGGATGGAACTATTGCAAACTCTCAATCCATACCCTTTGGAGAGACCAGAGAGTATGTTTTAAGGGTATCCATTGTATGGAAGAAATACCATGATATCTACGTTAATTAATTCTTTTTAAATTAGGTCTTGTAATTCCTCGATTATCGTAATATAATGTAACTGTAACATCCTTGTAACTATAAAAAAATATATAGTCCCATCGTTGGACAAGTACAAGGTTAGATCTGTTTTATAATTTGCCCGTTAGAGGCAAATAAAATATAAACTATATTAGGGGGTTATTAAATGTTCAAAAAGACAATCTTAATGGCTATTAGTTTAGTACTAATCGTTGGATTGGCAGTTGGTTGTTCACCACCTGACACTCAAGTTGGTGGTACATTCAGATGGGGAGTTGGTTCTGACCCAGCACTTATGAACCCAATCCTTTACCAAGATGCTACATCAGGTGAATTTATCGATCGTATGTTTGAAGGCTTAATAAGATACGATGAGAACCTTGAAAGAGTTCCTTTGCTAGCAGATAGCTGGGACTTTGCTGATGACTTTTTATCAGTAACTTTCTATCTTAAAGAAGGCGTACTATGGCATGATGGTGAACCATTCACTTCAGAAGACGTAGTGTTTACCTTTGAAACAATGATGCATCCAGATTATCCAGGTGTTCGTGCATCCATGTTCTCAACACTTGAAAGTATTGTGGCACTAGATGAGCACACTGTACAATTTAACTTAAAAGAAGAATTTGGTCCAGTTATGAACAACTTAGGATTTAACATTATTCCTAAACACATCTACTCTGTAAACCCAGAAAATGGGGAGCCATGGCCAATTGCTGACCTAATGGATCACCCAAACAACTATGACAACGTAGTTGGTACAGGTCCATTCGTATGGAAAGAGTGGAAAACTGGTGAGTATATTTCTTTCACTAGAAACGAAAACTACCACGTTGAAGGTGTTCCTTACTTTGAAGAATTCCTAATGACTATTTATGGTGGATTAGAAGCTATGATGATGGCTCTTGAAGTTGGTAATGAGCTAGATTATGGTACAATCCAAGCAGATAAAGTTGCTGATATGGAAAAGAAAGGTCAAAATGGTGATGAAACATACGAACTAATCACATATGATGGTCTTTCATACTCATATATCGGTATGAACCAAAAAGAAGGTCTTTTTGGAGAAGGTAACGAGAACTTCTTCCAAGACTTAAGAGTGC comes from Alkalicella caledoniensis and encodes:
- the mutM gene encoding DNA-formamidopyrimidine glycosylase codes for the protein MPELPEVETIVTGLKPNLEGKLIHDVQVFNKRTITNPKDIEGFVATIKKTTINEVTRKGKYIDIILDNKMHLIIHLRMTGQLIYSNKEMDFTHLRAMFKLDNGLLYFNDIRKFGTISLLHQDELLLEKGYHTLGVEPLSNEFSDCYLKEKIKGTRPVKNFILDQTVIAGLGNIYADECLFLANINPKRPVNTLDDMEITLLVDAIKEVLSKAIENRGTTFSDYKDSYGGKGENQNFLKVYGRGKEDCFKCGKKLSSDKIGGRTTVFCLDCQK
- the coaE gene encoding dephospho-CoA kinase (Dephospho-CoA kinase (CoaE) performs the final step in coenzyme A biosynthesis.) — protein: MIKIGLTGGIASGKSTISKILKGLGAKIIDADIEAKAALKPNAEPWQLLIKEFGKEILKNDQSIDRRKLGNMVFGDKQKLNKLNSIVHPFVIERIKGKIAYMEQKGDIKAVVLDAPLLIETNLHNLVDEVWVVDVDTKTQISRLIKRDKYNEEQAKNRLKAQLSQEERLKYATAVIDNTGGRRHTREQVTKLWNNRVEELN
- the ytaF gene encoding sporulation membrane protein YtaF, which gives rise to MEIWAIVFLSIAVSLDGFGAGFAYGLNGIRINTISRILISLASAFAIYLSLLAGAFLGTVLNPGFSKNLGALLLCVMGIYIFTQELKFILDKGEIPNDFYTKSFFQKVFILLKQPSIADFDKSGNISGMEVFFVGFALAMDAFGAGFGAALSGSNPLMTSIFVGIFKFFLLSTGMTMGKKLNKIPYQGVILLMPGLIFFSIGVFNFI
- a CDS encoding lytic transglycosylase domain-containing protein, with the translated sequence MRKSYKLVIIVTILTLCIAYLLQNQLLWNKVYPIEYKDVVWENSDKYEVDPYLILALMKVESRFDTDAVSKRGAKGLMQLMPDTALWIAEQNDIEITEFDLYKPEVNIPLAIWYMRQLINQFDDEVVAIAAYNAGRGNVRRWIDEGVWDGTIANSQSIPFGETREYVLRVSIVWKKYHDIYVN
- a CDS encoding ABC transporter substrate-binding protein encodes the protein MFKKTILMAISLVLIVGLAVGCSPPDTQVGGTFRWGVGSDPALMNPILYQDATSGEFIDRMFEGLIRYDENLERVPLLADSWDFADDFLSVTFYLKEGVLWHDGEPFTSEDVVFTFETMMHPDYPGVRASMFSTLESIVALDEHTVQFNLKEEFGPVMNNLGFNIIPKHIYSVNPENGEPWPIADLMDHPNNYDNVVGTGPFVWKEWKTGEYISFTRNENYHVEGVPYFEEFLMTIYGGLEAMMMALEVGNELDYGTIQADKVADMEKKGQNGDETYELITYDGLSYSYIGMNQKEGLFGEGNENFFQDLRVRQAIAHAAPIEDMIQNIYSGNAYRLHSSVPRSSWAYSEEGLTKYDYDLEAAAALLDEAGWELSADGFRYKNGQKLSFELATNASNQMRVDVITIMQDELTKIGVEVRLEAMEWQAFLDHVTKEKDAHAFVLGWNLAVDPDAYSIFHSAATSNNNSIYYANEEADYWIMKGRNSLDIEVRKEAYAELAKILSHDLPYVFLFAPKSVDAIRTGIEGYTVGQTGLFFMENWRYSNVEEAN
- the polA gene encoding DNA polymerase I; translation: MKKAIIIDGNSLIYRAFFALPLLQTVNGEYTNGVYGFTTMLFKVLEEEKPDFIAVALDKGKKTFRHDTYKEYKGHRPKMPTELSGQFALLREMLELMNITYFQLENYEADDIIGTFAKLGQKENITTTIVSGDKDVLQLIDEKIHVLLTKKGISQTIKYDTIKIQEEFGLDPLQLIQVKALMGDSSDNIPGVKGVGEKTALKLIKNYSNLEGVYENIDKAGGPKLKENLADNKEVAFMSRELATINTAVPVEINFDDLVQRKFSPDLVAFFRRLEFNTLIPKLDIDEEVREKIELSCEKYKTTQEGEISILLHSDKLYLATCEEKVYYTEDIEEIKSILEDKRLKKICFDYKALLHYAKDRDIAVQSVVFDVFLAAYLLQADKNTYSIEDLVQHYLTVNLPSDEDDPVEKVYYLYKLYSPMSEQIDNTGANMLLYNIEMPLSEVLCDMEREGVSVDKGYLEELSCDLLKRLEELEVNIWGYSKDKFNINSPKQLGVVLFEELNLPVLKKTKTGYSTDVSVLEKLQGEHPIIDHLLSYRTLAKLRSTYAQGLKSLIKQDDKIHTTFNQTITATGRLSSTEPNLQNIPIRLEEGKKIRKAFIAPEGKVLVSLDYSQIELRILAHMSQDKNLVDGFIKGQDIHQRTAAEVFGVELDSVTEQQRRHAKAVNFGIVYGMSDFGLSQSLAIPRKEAKEYIDKYFEKYEGVKTFIDKTIAVCKEKGYVETMFNRRRFIPEINSSNFNRRSFAERTAVNTPIQGTAADIIKKAMVDFRCGSSEAKLLLQVHDELVFLIDEDKVQENISQLINIMENTVKLDVPLTVDYKWGNNWMELK